A portion of the Choristoneura fumiferana chromosome 6, NRCan_CFum_1, whole genome shotgun sequence genome contains these proteins:
- the LOC141428484 gene encoding uncharacterized protein codes for MPPKIHAKIQFMSKYRMLTDFASTISEAQGTSAVAVAKRNFGSYYNQFVLAYEALLGLSSEEIPEGEMEQIHAQFSEINKLLVRLEQASERGGSADEPRIHRHSQKLPTLIRSAFEQRYGTCHHVLPSVHQLLEVLDEQCRVQLAVSPTPEAASGRSYHRPPPRRGRQGASTSEARGRPARGVRQVHQVNSISSCSFCSGDHSLYRCAVFLSMSPVARKAWAKRSGHCFKCLRLHYARDCSQRNWCLHCKSPEHNSLICNAGAAPKARESPERDQPVVSTLGHGRQSPSVSHRAGNPSIMHKAWARVATHLCVHLNRARAATQMYQ; via the exons ATGCCTCCTAAAATTCATGCCAAGATTCAATTTATGTCGAAATATCGCATGCTGACAGATTTTGCTAGTACAATTAGCGAAGCCCAAGGTACATCAGCGGTGGCAGTAGCTAAACGTAATTTCGGTTCATATTATAATCAGTTCGTACTAGCATATGAGGCGTTGCTTGGTCTTTCGTCAGAGGAGATTCCTGAGGGAGAAATGGAACAAATTCACGCACAGTTTAGTgaaatcaataagttacttgTCAGGTTGGAGCAGGCATCGGAGCGCGGGGGGTCCGCAGACGAGCCTAGGATACATCGTCATAGCCAG AAGCTGCCAACATTGATCAGGTCAGCATTCGAACAGCGGTATGGGACGTGTCATCATGTTCTACCCAGTGTTCATCAACTGCTCGAGGTACTCGACGAGCAATGCAGGGTGCAGCTCGCCGTGTCACCAACACCAGAAGCGGCTTCAGGGAGAAGCTACCACCGGCCACCACCACGACGAGGACGGCAGGGTGCGTCCACCTCGGAGGCACGTGGCAGGCCAGCACGCGGAGTGCGTCAAGTTCATCAGGTGAATTCTATTTCATCATGTTCATTTTGTAGCGGTGACCACTCATTATATAGATGCGCAGTGTTTCTAAGTATGTCACCAGTAGCACGCAAGGCGTGGGCGAAACGTAGTGGTCACTGTTTTAAGTGCTTGAGGTTGCACTATGCTAGGGACTGCAGTCAACGGAATTGGTGTCTGCACTGCAAGTCTCCTGAGCACAACTCACTCATTTGTAATGCAGGGGCAGCTCCTAAGGCTAGGGAGTCACCTGAAAGGGACCAACCTGTGGTGTCAACATTAGGCCACGGTAGGCAATCGCCCAGCGTCAGTCACCGGGCAGGCAACCCCAGCATCATGCACAAGGCGTGGGCCAGGGTGGCTACCCACTTGTGTGTGCACCTCAACCGAGCCAGGGCGGCCACTCAGATGTACCAGTGA